One Pseudomonas fluorescens genomic region harbors:
- the rpsS gene encoding 30S ribosomal protein S19, with amino-acid sequence MPRSLKKGPFIDLHLLKKIEVAAEKNDRKPIKTWSRRSMILPQMVGLTIAVHNGRQHVPVLVNEDMVGHKLGEFAGTRNYRGHVADKKAKR; translated from the coding sequence GTGCCACGTTCTCTGAAAAAAGGTCCTTTTATTGATCTTCACCTACTGAAGAAGATCGAAGTGGCGGCGGAAAAGAACGATCGCAAACCAATTAAGACTTGGTCGCGTCGTTCGATGATCCTGCCACAAATGGTCGGTCTGACCATCGCAGTACACAACGGTCGTCAGCACGTCCCAGTTCTCGTTAACGAAGACATGGTCGGCCACAAACTGGGCGAGTTCGCCGGTACCCGCAACTATCGCGGGCACGTGGCTGACAAGAAAGCCAAGCGTTAA
- the rplB gene encoding 50S ribosomal protein L2: MAIVKCKPTSPGRRFVVKVVNQELHKGAPHAPLLEKKSKTGGRNNNGRITTRHIGGGHKQHYRMVDFRRNDKDGIVATVERIEYDPNRTAHIALLCYADGERRYIIAPKGVSAGDQLIAGALAPIKPGNALQLRNIPVGSTVHGIELKPGKGAQIARSAGASAQLIAREGVYVTLRLRSGEMRKVLAECRATLGEVSNSEHSLRSLGKAGAKRWRGVRPTVRGVAMNPVDHPHGGGEGRTSGGRHPVSPWGFPTKGAKTRGNKRTDKMIVRRRK, encoded by the coding sequence ATGGCAATCGTTAAATGCAAACCGACTTCCCCTGGCCGCCGTTTTGTGGTCAAGGTGGTCAACCAGGAGCTGCATAAAGGCGCTCCTCACGCACCGCTGCTCGAGAAAAAATCGAAGACTGGTGGTCGTAACAACAATGGCCGTATTACCACGCGTCACATCGGTGGTGGTCATAAGCAGCATTATCGTATGGTCGATTTCCGTCGCAACGACAAAGATGGCATCGTCGCCACTGTCGAGCGTATCGAATACGATCCAAACCGTACTGCTCACATCGCACTGCTCTGCTACGCAGACGGCGAGCGCCGCTACATCATCGCCCCTAAAGGCGTGAGTGCTGGCGACCAGCTGATCGCGGGCGCTCTGGCTCCAATCAAGCCAGGCAACGCTCTGCAGCTGCGCAACATTCCAGTGGGTTCTACCGTACACGGCATCGAATTGAAGCCAGGTAAAGGTGCACAGATCGCTCGTTCCGCTGGTGCTTCGGCTCAGCTGATCGCTCGTGAAGGTGTCTACGTGACCCTGCGTCTGCGTTCCGGTGAAATGCGTAAAGTCCTGGCTGAATGCCGTGCGACCCTGGGCGAAGTCTCGAACTCCGAGCACAGCCTGCGTTCGCTGGGTAAAGCTGGTGCCAAGCGCTGGCGTGGCGTTCGCCCAACCGTTCGTGGTGTTGCCATGAACCCGGTTGACCACCCACATGGTGGTGGTGAAGGTCGTACCTCTGGTGGTCGTCATCCGGTATCGCCATGGGGCTTCCCGACTAAGGGCGCGAAGACTCGTGGTAATAAGCGTACCGACAAAATGATCGTCCGTCGTCGCAAGTAA
- the rplV gene encoding 50S ribosomal protein L22 — protein MEVAAKLSGARISAQKARLVADQIRGKKVGEALNLLAFSSKKAAEIMKKVLESAVANAEHNEGADVDDLKVSTVFVNEGRSLKRIMPRAKGRADRIVKRSCHITVKVADK, from the coding sequence ATGGAAGTAGCCGCTAAGTTGTCGGGCGCTCGAATCTCCGCCCAGAAAGCCCGCTTGGTCGCCGACCAGATCCGCGGGAAGAAGGTGGGCGAAGCGCTCAACTTGTTGGCTTTCAGCAGTAAGAAAGCCGCCGAGATCATGAAGAAAGTGCTGGAGTCGGCCGTAGCCAACGCCGAGCATAACGAAGGCGCAGACGTTGATGACCTGAAGGTCAGCACCGTTTTCGTCAACGAAGGGCGTTCGCTGAAGCGCATCATGCCACGTGCCAAAGGCCGTGCTGATCGCATCGTCAAGCGGTCTTGCCATATCACTGTCAAGGTTGCTGACAAGTAA